From Streptomyces sp. NBC_01754, a single genomic window includes:
- a CDS encoding glycosyltransferase family 87 protein, whose amino-acid sequence MPSPEETSTHQDRSVVRPTWRDEIAAAGSELIGGPLGRWARVGSGPLTPVRVMVLVAIGMFALGMVQKLPCYDWAWFQGASSQYTHACYSDIPHLYVGRGFADGLVPYADRLGGDMAYLEYPVLTGLFMQVASWLTLTPGSDPMQQREQMYWMVNAGMLMICAVVIVVCVARTHRNRPWDGLLVALAPAFALTATINWDLFAVALTAAAMLMWSRGRVLAFGVLIGLATAAKLYPVLLLGPLLVLCLRAGRLREFSRALGGAVAAWLVVNVPVMLVAPEGWKKFYTFSQERQIDFGSFWLVITQRTGEPIDVSTVNTASVLLMIVLCAGIAGLALASRHRPRFAQLAFLVVAAFVLTNKVYSPQYVLWLIPLAVLARPRWRDFLIWQACEVAYFLGIWMYLAYTTSGDKHQGLPEEGYQIAVALHLLGTLYLCAVVVRDILLPERDPVRCDGSDDPSGGVLDGAPDTVALAHRGAGGRTPAAEGPRVEWGAGGPPAP is encoded by the coding sequence ATGCCAAGCCCAGAAGAGACGAGCACGCACCAGGACCGGTCCGTCGTACGGCCCACGTGGCGGGACGAGATCGCCGCGGCCGGCAGCGAGCTGATCGGCGGACCGCTGGGCCGCTGGGCGCGCGTCGGATCCGGTCCGCTCACGCCGGTGCGCGTCATGGTGCTCGTGGCCATCGGGATGTTCGCCCTCGGCATGGTGCAGAAGCTGCCCTGTTACGACTGGGCGTGGTTCCAGGGAGCGAGTTCGCAGTACACGCACGCGTGCTACTCCGACATCCCGCACCTCTACGTCGGGCGGGGTTTCGCCGACGGCCTCGTGCCCTACGCCGACCGGCTCGGCGGCGACATGGCGTATCTGGAGTACCCGGTACTCACCGGGCTGTTCATGCAGGTCGCGTCGTGGCTGACGCTGACACCGGGCTCCGACCCCATGCAGCAGCGCGAACAGATGTACTGGATGGTCAACGCGGGCATGCTCATGATCTGCGCCGTGGTCATCGTCGTCTGTGTCGCCCGGACCCACCGCAACCGTCCGTGGGACGGCCTGCTCGTGGCCCTCGCTCCGGCGTTCGCGCTCACGGCGACGATCAACTGGGACCTGTTCGCGGTCGCCCTGACCGCCGCCGCGATGCTGATGTGGTCCCGCGGCCGGGTGCTCGCCTTCGGCGTCCTCATCGGCCTGGCGACGGCCGCCAAGCTCTACCCCGTCCTGCTGCTGGGCCCGTTGCTCGTCCTGTGCCTGCGGGCCGGGAGGCTGCGGGAGTTCAGCAGGGCGCTGGGCGGGGCCGTGGCGGCCTGGCTGGTGGTGAACGTGCCGGTCATGCTGGTGGCCCCCGAAGGGTGGAAGAAGTTCTACACCTTCAGCCAGGAACGGCAGATCGACTTCGGCTCGTTCTGGCTGGTCATCACCCAGCGCACCGGTGAACCCATCGACGTCTCCACCGTGAACACGGCGTCGGTGCTGCTGATGATCGTGCTGTGCGCGGGAATCGCCGGGCTGGCCCTGGCCTCCCGGCACCGGCCGCGCTTCGCGCAGCTCGCCTTCCTGGTGGTGGCCGCCTTCGTCCTGACGAACAAGGTCTACTCACCGCAGTACGTACTGTGGCTGATCCCCCTCGCCGTCCTGGCGAGGCCGCGCTGGCGGGACTTCCTGATCTGGCAGGCATGCGAGGTCGCGTACTTCCTGGGGATCTGGATGTACCTCGCGTACACGACGAGTGGTGACAAGCACCAGGGGCTGCCGGAGGAGGGCTACCAGATCGCCGTCGCCCTGCACCTGCTGGGAACGCTGTACCTGTGTGCCGTGGTCGTCCGGGACATCCTGCTGCCCGAGCGGGACCCCGTGCGGTGCGACGGCTCGGACGACCCGTCGGGCGGGGTGCTCGACGGGGCCCCGGACACCGTCGCCCTCGCGCACCGCGGGGCCGGAGGGCGGACACCCGCGGCCGAAGGCCCGCGGGTGGAGTGGGGTGCGGGCGGACCGCCCGCACCCTGA